The genomic DNA ATGCTTCATCGAAACCTCAATGTGTCTGCCGGCTGATCGAATTGTGAGCTTCTTCACTGTAGACCTGCTGTCCGGACGCCCACCATATATACGATATGTTTTTCCTGCGGCGTCAGAACTGCGAGAATTACAGTCCATCGTCACCTTTTCTGACCACAACAAGTTGGTCAATTTTTCTTGATACTATGACCTGAGGAGGGTCACATGAGTCTACGTTTATTCAGCTTGGCTTTGCTCTTTGCTGTAACGGTCAACTTCAGCACCGCTTCCGCACAAGATGCACCAGCAAAGGAAGCTTCTGACAAAGAAGCAGTGAAGGAAAGCGAAGAAAAGAAGGATCCCTTTGCAGTTCCAGAAGGAACTGACGAGCGGATCCTGGATCTGTTTCTTCGTCGGTTAAGCCGAATGGCTCCCGAAGAACGAACCCCAGAAGGAATCCTTCAACACTTTACAAAACTCGACAAGGCCATCAATGAAGTCGCTTCTCGCGAAGTGAGTGAAGACATCTATCTCAATGCCATTCAGATGCGTCTTCAGGTTTTGCAGATTCTCGCTCAGTTCGGTGACAACACCGCCATCGTCAAGCAGACGAAACTCCTTGACCAGATGAAACGAGATGAACGACCAGCTGTTAAAGAACTGGTCGCCCAATTGGAACTCGAACAGCGCATCAACGGCCTCGCCGCTGCAACTCCAGAAGAAAAGCAAGCGCTGATCGACGAGGTCGGAAAGAAATTGGCGGAGACAAAAATTGATTCGCCAAACTTCGGTGATCAGCTTCAGGCCGCCATGCAGGTCGC from Thalassoglobus polymorphus includes the following:
- a CDS encoding thioredoxin-like domain-containing protein; translation: MSLRLFSLALLFAVTVNFSTASAQDAPAKEASDKEAVKESEEKKDPFAVPEGTDERILDLFLRRLSRMAPEERTPEGILQHFTKLDKAINEVASREVSEDIYLNAIQMRLQVLQILAQFGDNTAIVKQTKLLDQMKRDERPAVKELVAQLELEQRINGLAAATPEEKQALIDEVGKKLAETKIDSPNFGDQLQAAMQVARSLEGNGDEKNAIVAYKKYAEILSKKDHPQIGEVVKRMESTVRRLNLLGNSIEVAGPTVGGGEFKIEDFQGKVVLVDFWATWCGPCIAELPNLKGLYEDYHDKGFEVIGISLDEDEEALMAFTKEKDLPWKSIFFPEPEEQGWDNPIARHYGISGIPTAILVNQDGKVVSLQARGENLKVELVKLLGPVEEKESEKE